Below is a window of Flavobacterium sp. N2820 DNA.
AAAAAATGGATTCAATTATAAACATTCAAAAAAAGGAATACAAAACCAATTGGTTAAACTATTCGTTATACAAAAAAGGGCTTTTAGCATTAACCATGTATCGATTTGGCGATGCAGCATTTGCTCAAAAAATCATATCAAATTTAAAAGAAACTGCCGCTCGAAATGATGAATATGGAATGTATTGGATTGAAAACAAAAACGGCTATTATTGGTATCAATCGCCAATTGAAACGCAAGCATTATTAATAGAAGCTTTTGCCGAAATTGAAAAAGATAAAAAATATGTTGATGAAATGAAAGTTTGGTTATTAAAGAACAAACAAGTCAATCGATGGTCAACTACAAAGGCAACTTCAGAAGCAATTTATGCCTTATTATTACAAGGAACTGACTGGACAAGTATAAAAGACAACACCAAATTTAAAATTGGAAATGAAAAAGTATTGACAAAAAAACTTTCTGAAAAAGACAAAGAAGCAACAACAGGTTACGTCAAAATGAATTGGTCTGCAGCAGAAATTTCTAAAGAAATGGGAACAATTTCAGTTGAAAACAAAACCGAAGTTCCAGGTTATGGTAGCGTTTATTGGCAATATTTTGAGAATTTAGAAAACGTAAAATCTGATAGTACAAAAGTGTTGTCAATTACAAAAAACGCTTACAAAAAAACCAAAACTACATCAGGAAATGAATTAGTAGAATTATCAAAAGAAAATCTAAAACCTGGCGATTTAGTAACCATTCAGTTAATCATAAAAACTGAAAACGATTTAGAATTTGTACATTTAAAAGATTTACGCGCATCGTGTTTTGAACCTGTAGATGTAATTTCAGAATATAAATGGAAAAATGGCTTGGGCTACTACCAAAGTACAAAAGACATTGCTACTCATTTCTTTTTTGATACAATTAAAACCGGAACTTATGTATTAGAATATGATGTTCGTATTAATAATTCGGGAAGTTTTAATGATGGAATCGCAACATTACAAAGTATGTATGCACCAGAGTTTACAGGACATTCAACAAGCACAAAATTGAAAATTCAGGATTAGTAAATAAAAAAACGCCTTGATTACTCAAGGCGTTTTTTTTTATTTTATTTGAAAATTACTTCACAATAGTCATTTCGTCAACTATATGTTTAGCTCCTGAGAAATTCTCAATTACCCATAACACATAACGAATATCAACGTTAATTGTTCTTTGTAGTTTTTTATCAAAAATAACATCTCCTGCCATAGCCTCGATATTTCCGTCAAATGCTAAACCAATTAACTCACCTTTTCCGTTTAATACTGGCGAACCTGAATTTCCACCTGTAATATCGTTATCAGTTAAGAAATTAACATGTAAAGAACCGTCTTTATCTGCATAACGACCAAAATCTTTATTCGCATTCATTTCTAATACTCTTGTAGGTAAATCAAATTCTAAATCACCTTTTTTGTATTTTTTTACTTGTCCAGCTAACGTTGTATAGTTGTTGATTGCTGCATCATTACGCTTATCTGCAGGTAAAGAACGAACTTTTCCATACGTTAAACGTAAAGTAGAGTTTGCATCTGGATATTTGATTTCTCCAATTTTAGATTCTCTTAAACCTTCCACTAATAAACGGAAAGAAGCACCAAAATCATTTTGAGATTTCATTAATTCTTCACTTCTAAAGCTATAATGTGTTAATAAATCATTCGTTAAAACGAAAAGTGGATCATTTTTAAGTAAATCTTCAGATGGTAAATCTAAGAAAGCTTGTACTCTATCTACAGAAGTAAAAATACTTAAATCAAATGCTGCATTTACATATTTTGTAAAATCCCCATTGTTTTCTTTAGCCAGTTTTTCAACCATTGGAGCTAAAGTATAACCAGCTTTTTTAGCATATAAGTTCAATTGAGCTGCCATGATATCTTTTTCAGCAGGAATATGTAATTCACTATGCATTCCTTGAGCCATTTCTAAAATACCTGGAGCCATTTGTGCTCTCTTAGTAGCATCTGCTTTAGCATAGTTTTCTAATTGTTTTCCTAAACCTCTACTTACTGTTCCAAATGCAGAAGTTCTAAATAATTGCATCATATAGTTATCATGACGCGATTTTTCATTAGTCAACGCATAAAACTTATTGATTGTTGGAACTACATTACCATATTTTGCTTTGTTAGCTGGTTGATTAGCCCATTTATGAAATTTAGCCTCTTGAGCCGCTTTTGTTTTTGCAGTACCAAATTTTGATAAGGCATCAATCATTCCTTGACGGTTTTTCCAGTAGTTAGCAACTCCTGCAAATTTTGAAGCATAAATCAGATTTAAAGCATCAGATTGAACCATATATTTTTTCATATTGTCCATTCCTGTTTTTGATCCTTCCACCCATGCTGGGTAAGCAAATTTTACGTTTTGCTCAATTCCACCTGCTGGCATCCAACGATTTGTTCTACCTGGATAACCTAAAATCATAGCGAAGTCATTTTCTTTAACTCCACCTAAATTAACTGGCAAATGGTGTTTTGGTTTTAAAGGAACATTGCTTGTAGCATATTCTGCTGGATTTCCGTTAGCATCAGCATACACTCTAAACATAGAGAAATCTGCTGTATGACGCGGCCATTCCCAGTTATCAGTATCACCACCAAATTTCCCTAAACTTTC
It encodes the following:
- a CDS encoding S46 family peptidase, with the protein product MKKLLLFVVSAIMLVPASVKADEGMWFLMFIERLNHRDMQKMGLQLTAEEIYSINNHSLKDAIVQFNGGCTAEMISKDGLVLTNHHCGYDAIAELSSAEKNYLKDGYWAKTKADELKPSSLYVRFFVRMDDCSKRILSVVNPTMSEADREKAINAEIAKIEKENNEGGKYTVSVRPFFQGNEYYYFVYQDYKDVRLVGTPPESLGKFGGDTDNWEWPRHTADFSMFRVYADANGNPAEYATSNVPLKPKHHLPVNLGGVKENDFAMILGYPGRTNRWMPAGGIEQNVKFAYPAWVEGSKTGMDNMKKYMVQSDALNLIYASKFAGVANYWKNRQGMIDALSKFGTAKTKAAQEAKFHKWANQPANKAKYGNVVPTINKFYALTNEKSRHDNYMMQLFRTSAFGTVSRGLGKQLENYAKADATKRAQMAPGILEMAQGMHSELHIPAEKDIMAAQLNLYAKKAGYTLAPMVEKLAKENNGDFTKYVNAAFDLSIFTSVDRVQAFLDLPSEDLLKNDPLFVLTNDLLTHYSFRSEELMKSQNDFGASFRLLVEGLRESKIGEIKYPDANSTLRLTYGKVRSLPADKRNDAAINNYTTLAGQVKKYKKGDLEFDLPTRVLEMNANKDFGRYADKDGSLHVNFLTDNDITGGNSGSPVLNGKGELIGLAFDGNIEAMAGDVIFDKKLQRTINVDIRYVLWVIENFSGAKHIVDEMTIVK